The DNA region GTTGCTTCCCCGGCTGTGGCGGCAAGCCCCGCCGGGGAAAAACCGGGCACAAGGCTCGCCAGTTCCGGGCCGGTGGCGGCGCAAAGCAGCAGGCTCACAGGATTACTGCCTTTGGCTGCTGCTTGCCGGACGCAGGTCTGGACAGAGCGCGCCTGCGGGATTTCCCCCGCAGGTCAAGCTTGTGCCTTTGTACAGCGCCGTGTGAGCAGCCATGATTCGTTCCTTTACAAAAGGCGGGTTTTCCGTCACCAGAAAACCATGAAATTCGATTACGCCCTTTTTCTCCGCGCTCTTGGTCTGGCCATCGTTATTGAGGGCCTTTGCTGGACACTCTTTCCCGGCGGCATGCGGCGTGCCCTGCTGCAATTGCTGCCCCAGCCGGAAAGCCGTCTCCGCGTCCTTGGGCTGATCGCCCTGGCCGTAGGGCTTGGTCTGGTGGCATTGGCCTCGCGGTGAGGCATGGTTCCCTGCGTCACCTCGTCTGGCTTGCCGACCGGTGAGCCTCCAGATGCCGTTTGCCGTCAGATGGCAAGGAAACAGCATATTCTTGTGCGTCAATCTGATCTAGCGCGCTTTTTCACCCACATGCAGGCAGACAATGCCGGACGTGAGCTTTTCGTGCCATGCACGTTCAAAGCCCGCTGCGCGCATTTCTTTTTCAAGGCTGAGGGCCGAGGGGAACTTGCGGATGGTATCGGCAAGGTACTCATACGCGCCCGGATCTTTTGAAAAGACTTTGCCAACCCTGGGCAGCAGGTGGTTGAGATACACGTTGTACAGGCCGCCCCAGATGCGCTCCTGCCCGGAACCGAATTCAAGAATGCAGGCCCTGCCGCCGGGGCGCAGAACGCGCAGCATTTCGGCAAAAGCCGCCTCGCGGGGCAGAATATTGCGAATGCCAAAGGCAATGGTGATGCAGTCAACAGAAGCATCGGGCAGGGGCAGACGCTTGGCGTCTGCGGCAACAGGCAGAATGCAGCGGGCGTTGGCGTCCTTGAGCTTGCGGCTGCCGCGCACCAGCATGGGCGGGCAAAAATCCATGGCCGGAACAATGGCCGAGGGGTGGCGGCGGCGAATGGCAAGGGAAACATCCAACGTGCCAGCCGCCAGATCCAGTACGCGCCCGGTATCGCCCAAGCGCACGTTTTGCGCCAGCACCTTGCGCCAGTATTGGTCAAGCCCGAGGCTGAGCACGCGGTTCAGCAGGTCATAAAAAGGCACAATACGACCAAACATGCCTGCCACAGCCGCATCGTGCGCAGGTTTGACAACAGTTTCCGTAGCGTTGTTGCGGGGAGATTCCACGTTATTTCCCGGCCTTGTCCTGGTCGGCATCCACACCGATGGCGGCGCAGACAACACGATAGACCGAAGGAAATACCTCAGCAAAATTGCTGGGGGAAACCGTGCGCGTTTCTATGAATTTGGCGGTCAGTTCCTTGGCAACCTGAAGGGCTTCCTTGCGATCCTTATCCATGCGGGCCTCAGCTTCCGGCCCTGACGGGCGCGGCAAATATGAAAAACCCGCCCCTTTGGGGAACGGCCGTGACCCACAGCGGGTATTGCCTGGACGGGTTAAGAAACGGAAGCAACAGCCCCCGCCCCTTTGTTTTTTGATTGAGAATCACGGGGCAGCGCCCGCGAAACCGCGCAACAGCATATGCGTTCCGCCTGTCATTGGCAAGGCCGACATGCCTGTGCGCCTGGAGCCGTTTAACCTTGAAATACCCGCTGTCGGCGAAGCAACGATTGAAGCGGGGCCCTGGCAAGGGGCGAATCTGGTTCGCCTTGGGGCACGTTGCCAAGGGGATTACTCCAAAAATCTCGTAGTACAGACGGGCAGTCATGCTGCCAACAGGCACCAACAATCCGGAATGGTTCGGCGGCTGGTTGCGCCCCGCTGCATAGGGCAAAAAGCCCCCTACTGGTCTTCGAGCAGTCTGCCGATCTCTTCGCGCAGTATGCGCGCCGCAGCTGCGGCAGCGGCCCGTTCCACCCTGTCGTTGAAGCGCGGTTCAAGGGCATCCAGCCGTGTTTCAAGGGCGTCTATGCGCGCCGTGGCGCTGCGGGCGGCAGTGACAACGGGTTGCAGGCGCTCTTCCACAAGCGATTGCGCATCGTTAGGTTCGGCCTGCGGGGGCGGCGCAGATGCCAGGGCTGCCGCAACCGCCTTGCCGATGCAATCCATGAGGCTCTGATGCAGGGGATGCCCCTCGACAAACATGTCTTCCAGTTCCTGACGGGGCAGGCTGTTGGCGGCCAGCTCATGCGATGCGTGAATCTGGGCTTCCAGCGCGGTTTCCAGCGCAATGATGCGATCCCCGGCTTCCTGAAGCGCGGCCTCGCACTGCTCAACTCGTTCGGTAAGCTTGCTGGCGGTTTCGGCAGCATCTGCCGCGCGCGTGGAGGCGTCAAAGGCCTGGGCAAAGGCGTCAATGGCGTGAGACGAGGCCTCTTTGGCCTGCTCCATGACAGCCTCAAGGGCTGCGCCGGAAACGGCTGCGGCGGCAACGGCAGTTGTCATATCTGTCGAATCCGTAACAGGGGCCGCCTGAGGCCTGAATGCGGGTTCATAGGAGAACTGCCCGGCGCTTTCCGGCATATCTGCCGCA from Desulfovibrio sp. UIB00 includes:
- a CDS encoding ubiquinone/menaquinone biosynthesis methyltransferase, coding for MESPRNNATETVVKPAHDAAVAGMFGRIVPFYDLLNRVLSLGLDQYWRKVLAQNVRLGDTGRVLDLAAGTLDVSLAIRRRHPSAIVPAMDFCPPMLVRGSRKLKDANARCILPVAADAKRLPLPDASVDCITIAFGIRNILPREAAFAEMLRVLRPGGRACILEFGSGQERIWGGLYNVYLNHLLPRVGKVFSKDPGAYEYLADTIRKFPSALSLEKEMRAAGFERAWHEKLTSGIVCLHVGEKAR
- a CDS encoding DUF2065 domain-containing protein — encoded protein: MKFDYALFLRALGLAIVIEGLCWTLFPGGMRRALLQLLPQPESRLRVLGLIALAVGLGLVALASR